A window of Schistocerca cancellata isolate TAMUIC-IGC-003103 chromosome 1, iqSchCanc2.1, whole genome shotgun sequence genomic DNA:
GTCCAAGATGATGTAGAACATTTGCATGAGCCATCGTCTGCATACAACCTTTGTAGTATATTTGATCAATGGCGTACACTTCATACTTTGTTGAATTATAGAATGTTGTGGTTTTACGTTTCTTCTTTCCTCATTGCTGTTTCAGCATGCAGTGTTCTCAGAAGAATGACATTTTTGTTCTACTCTCCTTGGCATACAGTCAAGGTGCAGTTTGTGTTGCCTGGTGCAGGATGGTGGTGTAGTGTATTTCAGCATCTGGCCTTTTTATCTCACCTGGGATTTCACAACAGATCTTGTTCATTGTACCAACTAATAAGGTTACCATTTCTTTATGCTTCTTGGCAATTTGAAGTTGTCTGTAATCATGTATTTTCCTAGATTTAGAAATGGCTCCAAGAGCCATGGTGTCATACTCTAGAGCGGTTGCTTCTCACTATGTGTGCCCTGTTTTCTGAGGTATGGGAAAAGCGTTACATATATACTCTGTCACTACATCGACAGCTATCCAGAATTTTATACCATATTTATTGAGCCTGAATTGAATGAACCGCCATCTTGCTTTGCTTGGTAATAGTTGCTCATCTACGGTTATATTTTTTTTCCAGGGCAGTAATAATGAATACTGTTTTCCTGAACTTCCCCAATTTCAGATACAGAAGTGAATTTGTTGTCTGGCAGGCATTCAACTGTAGGTGACGTTTAATTGTAACCGAGAAATCTTGAGAAGCTCCAGTGAAAGTTGTTGCTGAAGAATGCAGTGAAATATCATCTGAAGACATAACTTGTGTACAACTGACACCCTGAGGATATATGATGACTGTCAATTTTTTCGGTTTGTCAGGTGACATGGCTCATGCATTGTTTTTTAGTACTTTCTTAAGCATTTCATTCTGTGTATTTTATCGTGGTATGTAGCATTGCTTCATCAAAAATGGGAAGCACTGATAACAAAGTCATCTGCTCATTGACAAATATAAATAGTGGGACCTCCTCTTCTATAGAATGTTCACAGCTGACCTCCTTCCAGAAGATGTAAAATTGTCTATCTCCCACCAGATTCAATCCCTATTGATTGTGTTTGTAGAGACATTCAATTGGGCCTGATGTGATGAACGAGGTGAGGTTGACATAGATCAGCATATCAGCATCTGAATCCTCCTCTCAAACACAGTGTATGGGTTTTCACTTGTCTCTGGTATAAAATCCCCATTTTTAGTCAGTACATTCAATTTTCAATTCAGTTTTGGAATTCTCTGAGACTTGTAACTTTCCTTCATGACATGTTTGAAAATGTCTTTCATGGACAAATAGTGAATGTCATGATATACTGTGGCACCTTGGAATGTGCATATGCCGTGGCACAGCAGTGAGCAACAACAACTCTAGATGATTGCTGATTGTTGCTGCTTTATTGTTGGATTATTTACAAATATTCAGAAGAGCAATTGCAGTGGTGTCAAATTGATCCCTCTTGCCATTCAAGGCATAGCAAATGAAATGTGcaagaaaatataattattttgtagATCCTAATATATTATTATAAAGAAGCGGAAAAATTGGGAAAGTTTAAATGGGtttatgaacaatttacaaaaattAGATACGACATTGAAGGAAAAAGTATGACAGGTAGATCACTTTAGCGTTTTCTGTCATTCTAGGGTTAAACTTTAGGCCTATAGAAGAATGGTTGTCTACCATCAGAGATTGGAATAAGGTTAGTGCATTTCACTTTATATGGGACCAAGTGTAGTGAAGCACTGTGTTGGGTAAACAGACCTTCTTATTTAGGCCAGAAGTATTGCACCCAGTAAAGCTGTTGTCTTCTGCTTTTAAATAGCATAAAATATTACTTTATCACTTGGAGGCATAATATCCTCACGTAAATCTTCAGGcacattgttatatttttatatggcaTTATCCTTTCAGCATTATTTTTGAGCTTGGAGAAATTTTGAGAGAGATTTTTAAAAAGTTTGTGGTGTCCAACAGTTTAATATTGTATGTGTGATTGGGTAGTTAATACCAGTAGTATAATGTATGCAGTAAATGGGTGTAGTGCAGCAAAAGTAGTAGTCTGTTGCACTTTTCGTATTAAGTCACTGGCCTTGCATTTGGAAGATGCAAGGATGAATTTCCTGTGTGTTCATGCAGATTTAGGTATTCAGTCATTTTTAAAAACCCCATACTATTGTTGAGAAACTGTTaaactcttaatttttctttttttctgtggtaTTTACACAGACTGGTAATAAGGCTAATGGTACTGAGGCAGGCTTGAAGCTATTCTATGTAATGTGACAACTCCTCATGGTGTGAAAACCATATAAATTATGTTCcttagaggaatttacttaccacCTATTTTTGATACAGATGGAGGACATATATTGTGTAGTCTCTAAAAATGTGGAGGATGATTTTGTGTAAGATAAAgataaataattacacacaaaaaaatctttatttgCCTCCTAAGTTACTGCCATTGAACACAGTGTTTGTTTAGTAATGTCTGTATAAAAAGCTGGAGATTTTCAACGAGTGCCTTTGTTTGGAAGGGATTGAAtaatagatttttaaaaatgtcattagTCTGCTGACTTGTATGCGAGCAGTCATAATATGCTCTCCTATTCTAATCCATAGGTATTGTATGGAAAATTTTCACTTAACCCCCACAGTTCTAAATGTGTTGCTGTATTCTCTCTTCTGGGACTAAAGCAGGAGGTGGTTGCTTTTTATTGACGTAAAAATGTGAAATTATTGCTGTATGAGATGAGAAAACGTGTGGGTTAAATATTTATGGCTCTTATGTGTAATTTGTGAGTAGTGTTGTAAGTTTGACAAATATTTCATAGTAAAAAATAGAAAACATGACGATGTTTTTTTAAATCTCCAAGAATAATTCCATTATAGTGAGTGGAGCACTCATTATGAAGAACGATCAACTTTGATCAGCCCACTTTACTTGAATTGCATAATTAtgctatattttttatgtttctattCTGCACATTTTTTTGTATCTTGAAGGAAGATTGTTCATGAGAGGAAGTAAATCAGAATTACAGCAAAAATGGCAGCGAAGGTTGCTATTGATAGTGAAGTAGCATGAAAGGGGCAGTAAGGAACAAATGTTCTGCACTTTTTATGACTAATATGCAAAAATAATTCCAGGTTGGTTTGTTAAAGGGGTATAGATTTAGACAGTTTTCTGATTTGTTAGTAGTAGTGGGGATTGAATTGATCTTTTCTGATTTTGGATCTTGAAAATCAGTTTGCTGATGACGATGGTGCTGTACATCTTTAAACCAGACAGCAATTAAAATGTTAAGTGTCCTACTCTGACTCCTCCTCAACTGTTGAATTGTCCTTACATGGGTATCATGAATTTTTCCATACTTGTGCAAATGACTTTGCTTTTAGAGCTGTTCTATTGATATTAAGATAGTCTTTCCTTTAAAGTATGTTATCACTTTCTGATTCAGGTCACTTTCTTATTTTTGCAGCTACATATATCTAGAAGATCCAGCATAGAGGTCCAGCCAGTAAACAGTGGCTCCTCAAGTAAATCAAGTGATATGGCAGCAATGAGTCAAACAACCCGTCGTATCTTAGAAGCATTGGAGCAGTTTGCATCCCCAGTGCAGGATGCAAAAAAAATGATGATAGATTCACCATCTTTACCCGCTTTGGCCTCTAAGCGTTCACGGTTCGATCCACCAGTAACTGAACAAAAATCTTCCTTGCGTCAGCTGACCATTCCTACTGTACCTGACATAATAAAATTACGCCGTCGTGAGAAATTGCAAGATTCCCTGGAGTCTGCTAGATTAATAGCTACGTCAACAAAAGATAGCAGCTACCAATTGAGGTGAGATGTTTCTAACAGTATTACAGGTGTTGACAAATAATTGTGTTAAATGTATTATCtgtgcttcattttctttttcttttataggAGCAAAGATGACTCTAGATCAGGAAAGGTACTTGGAAGAAAAACAAACATTGAAGAGGAAGAAACTGTAAAAGAAGTTAATCTGCCAAGTATTGCGTTGCCCATCACAGTTCTTCCAAAGTTCGATATTGAAGTTCCTCCTCAGTTCAGCCCATCGCCTACATCGGCTGGTGCTCTAAAATTTGCAACTCCTTTTACAATTCAAGATTTTTcaaggacagcatcatctgaaaaaccTTTTATGTTTAGTGAACCATTAAGTGTCAGTGAAAACTGTTTTGATACAGTTTCATTAAATACTGATAAAAGCCAGTATCCAGTGATGGACATTCCTCTTAAGCCAAAAATGGACACAAACCTATCTGACAGCAATGTAAAAGAAACATGTTTCTTGGGTTCTGTGACTAGTGGTTCTGGGAGTAGCCAACAGGCTTCTCTTTTTTCAGTAGATCATAAAGTAAAGAGTGCACCTCCGCAGACTAAGGTAGCAGAAGGGAAAAAAGGTGACAGTGGTCCTAGCAGAAATGTTCCTGAAACTAGTCCTAAAAATGGAGAAGTTCTCCACTCTTTGGGGACACCTTCAGGAAGTGGTAAAAATGTAAGTTTAACTACATCTTGGGGAAGTATTTTAAAAACTTCCGATGACACATGGGAGTGTGGAACATGCCTGATACGAAACAAACCCAGTGCATCAAGATGCATTGCATGTACAGAACCACGTGAATTACCACAAAAATCTTCTTCCTATTCTCACAGCATGGAACAACTCAAAAGCAGTTCCTCCAAAGAACTGGACAAAAGTTCAAAACTGGAACAGGCTGAAGAGAAAACACTTCTACAAGACGAAAGTAAAAAAGTATCTAACGACGTTACAAAGCCAATAAAAACTACGTGGGAATGTGCTACATGTTGGATAAAAAATCCTGAAACCTTATCCAAATGTCAGGCTTGTGAAACAAGTAAACCAAAAGAAAAAACTGGAACGTCAACAGTTATTGGAAAATTTTTGAAACCCACGGACACATGGGAGTGTCCAACTTGCATGATAAGAAACAAAAATGAAGCTCAAAAATGTGCTGCTTGTGAGGAACTAAAACCTGGATCAGCTGTTGCAAAGTCCACTTTGAAGTTTAATGTCGATATCCCTGCAGAAGCTAGCAAATTTACTTTTGGAATAAATAAATCACAAACTACAGCACTATCTGATTCTGCTCCAAAAGGATTTTCGTTCGGTAAAACAGAGGCCGTTGCAGTAGCATCTGGATTCACATTTGGTATGGGAGACAATGGGAAAAGCAACTTTCAAAATACAAATACAGAGAAGAAAGCAGTGTTTACTTTTGGTATTCCTCCTCCTGTGGAGATAAAGACAAACGCATCAGCAGTAGGCAAAGCTTCTGGAGATGGCGTGTGTAAATCAGATGACAACATTGCAAAGCTTGCAGCTATGAAAGAAAGTAATGAATCATTAAGTGAGAAGCAGGGTAAAATAGTGAAAGTGACACAGAAATCAGATTTACCATATGCTGATGCCAAAAACCAAGAGAAAAGTTCTGATGTATCTTTGGCTGGTCATTTGTCTGGTGGGTGTGATAAACAATCCTCTGAATCTGCAGTGGTGAATTTCAAATTCTTAATGCCAAGTAGTTCATCTGAAAGTATTTCAACAGTATCACCTTCGTTGTTCTCATTTGGTACCAAGACTGTGTCAAATGCTGCAGTTCGAACCTCATCTGAAGATAATGGAGGGACAGTGTCTACAAATGAAGCAAGTGATAGTGAAAAGAAATCAATGAAACCCAGCCAGATTGAAAGTGCTCATGAGGTCACATCAAAATCCGAAAAAGATGCTTCAATTTTTGGAGCATCACAAGCCTCTGCCAAATCAGTTCCTGTAACTACTGCAAACACAGTGTTTACCAATAAGGAGCATTTAACAAAATTAGCTGAAGGgcctcagacaaattcagtttcatGTTTGCCAATTAATATTCCAAACAAAACTCAGGATTCAGGCTCATCTGTCTCCATTCTACAAAAGCCTGTCGGTATTGTTGCTTCAGCTGCAAGTGTACCTGTTTCAGTTTCACAGATTTCATCATCAGGAACAGCATTagcctttggtgccactaacactgTGCAACAAATTTTTGGAACATCAGTGGCTGCTACAAGTGTTTCTGTAGCACCAGTAAACTTCAGTGTGCCCTTGACTACTCAGAATTTTGGAAGTGTGACCTCATCTGTGCAACATTCTGGTGCAGTGACTACAAGTGATACATCTAGTGTTGGTGCCGGTACTGCCTCTACATCAAGTTTCACATCAGTCCCTATCACAACTAGTCCACAGTTTGGTTCATCAGCTGCCCTAAGCTTTTCCACACCAACAACGGCCACCACTAATTTCAGTAGTGACAAACCAGTGCTGAATTTTGGCACAGCTGCAACTGCAACTTCAGAAAGTAATGGTGGTACATCAGTATTTGCAAATGCATCAACAGTGTCTGCGTCAGGAAATACTACCCTCTTTGGTAATCAGAAATCATTGCAACAGAGGTTTGGTACCCCTGTGTCAACAGTAAGCACATTCAGTACTAATTCAGCACAAAATTTTGGTGCTTCTGCTACAAACTTGTCAGGATTTGGTGcaccatcaactacttcacagcaGTTTGGAGTACCGGCAACTACACCAGCCTTTCCTCTAACAACGCCAGCATTTGGTGCAACGAGTACTCAGAATTTTGGTAATGTAACAACACCTGCACCAAGCTTCAGTTCTTCAGTTTCTGGAACTTTTACTACAAAACCATCAATTGACACAGGCAGTAAAGGATCTGCACCACTTGTCTTTTCTTCTAATACATCATTACCTTCATTGCCATTTTCATTTGGTTCAACACAGAACAGTGCTACAGATGCTACTGGACCTGCAGTAAAACCCCCAAACTTTAGCTTTGGAGCTGGCAACACCTCTTCTCCTGCAGGACAGAGTTCTGGCTTTGGATTTGGTAATTTTGGCTCCAACTCAGCAACTTCGTCATCTGGAGGACCAGCTATTTTTGGACCTGGAACTGCACCAGCCTTTGGGGCTAGTGGGAATACAGGATTTACAGGATCTCCCTTTTTTGGACAGAATTTGCAGACAAACAATAATGTTTTTGGATTCACCTCAAGCCAAGGAGCAAATGGTGCACAAGCAAGTCAGAATGCAACTTCGGGATTTAATTTTTCATCAACGCAGCCTGCTGGTCCACCAACATTCAACCCTAATGCAAAACCTTCGTTCAATTTCACCGGTGGAAATACACCAACTTTCACGTAAGTACCTTTTACCTCAGCTAATCGTAAATCTCGAGCTATAAGGTAATAAATTACTTATATATAATGCAAAGCATGAGAATAAAAACTTTCCTGTCATGTCATGAAAATATCAACAAACCAGAAAAAAATATTAGAAGTAATGTTTCTCATCTtgtagaggaggcattgagttgcagacaattGCAACAAAAAGATTGTAGCAgtcttgtgcctgtctgcaactcagtgttggGTCTATACTTTGAGTAGCAATCTGTTTCGTAATATTGTcattgttccatcctggattttcctttttttcccacccATACAGATATTTTGGAGTGTTTATGTTAAAATTGGAGCACCAAAACAACAAGAGACGTCTTTCAGCTATATTTAGTAGGTCTTGAATTTAGGGGGAAGAGTGCATGACATTTACATTTCAGTCATATAGTGAGTGTCAAGGCCACAAATGAGATACTAGACACTAGATTGTTGTATGGATGTCATTCTCAACACCCTTACCAGCAGTCAATGTAACAGCTCATATCGGATTGTTGTGACTTTGTTGATGTTTGAGAATGTTCAGCATGCAGAGCTTCATACCAATGGCTGGGATCATCAGGTGCCCTTGTAGGCTATGCAGTTTTAAAAATTGGGGAAGGTGACAGGTACTGACTAGTATCCAAGTGCTCACGTGTAAAATGTTGTTGAGCTGGTTCATAAGTTTGAGGAAAGCAAGAACACACAACTCTCCAACAGGATGAGTAATACATCTGTCAGATCAGCTTAATGCAATTTTCTAATTGACCTCAGTATTCTATTGTTGTTGCCATTCCTCAGTGCAGTCCCCCACCCCCATTATTGCTGCCCCTGGCTCCCTCTTACCTCTTCACTCACTCTCAGCCACTCATCAAGCTGGGAAATCCAATGTTGTATGAAAAGATTACAGAGCCCAGCACCTTTTTAAGTGGTAATATACTATGGCAATGCAGTAACTGCACTCTACTACCTGTTTTTGAAATTTGATGAAATGCTATATAGAATGGTATTGTAAAAGATCTCATCAATATGGCTtgaatttaatttcagtgttgCCCTGTATTTATCTCTATAACTTTCAATATGACTAGCCATGTGAAAGCCTTTTTACAGCATAGCATAGAAAACAGTTCATATTGTGGACACAAAAGTGCAAGATGCCGTGATAAGTCTTGAGATGCATGAATAGAAACCGTACTTTTCTATTTTAGTAGTGTTTTTCTGCATGTCACATTCCCACTTGAGGATGATGGTCAGTTGTTATTGGGAAACACTTTTGGTCCTACACACCCAAATCCAGTAAAACATATAAGAGCATGTATAAGACTGGCTTAGAAATGTTACAAATAGCCTAACCTTTGGTAGCAAGATAATACTTGACTGAGTAAACTCAAATAAAGTTGCAAAATGTGTTTGATTGTTTCAGTCACaatcagaaaattttgaaaggtataCTGCAGGCAAGTACATATCATTGTGACACCGGCCCCAACCCGTCACCCACCAAGCAGCAAGATGCTatatttgtaacagttgttcaaaatggcatCTGCTCTGTGTCAGAGCAGGTGTGGCATCAGCACACGAGATTCTGTTGTACCCATTTTTTTAATATCCCCAGTGTCACTTGAGCAGTGTTGCAGGTAGCAAGAATTATTTCCAGGAGATCCTCTTTGGTCTCGACAGCCGTCTCGTACATAAGACATTTCACTTGGCCTCACAAGAAGAAATCAAATAGGGTGAGATCAAGTGAACATGCTGTCCAATTTTCAGGGACTGTCTGGCCCAGATGTTCACAAGCCTTCAGTCCAAAGTGAGGTGGGGCTGCTTTACTTTGAAACCCCACCCTCCATTGACGAATAATATGTTCCAGGAATATGTACGCCattgtcagaggtgtcagaacaaTTTTTGCTTACAATTTTCGACTAAAGTCATTCCTGGGCCAGGGCCCTTcacctgaaattgatacatttacccttctccgttGTCCCGGAAAGTTCATTGCTTCATCACAGAATTACCTTGTATGTATATTTCACTgatcagtttaaatttttttaaagtaatcgtTTGAGGGTTCCTTATTTGGTTCCCAAGAATTTTATCCAGTTTGAATACATTATAAAGGGTTGACAATTAATGACCACATCCAAGTGtatggtgattttatttctgttgaaCTTTCAACTACAAAATTGAAGTTGTAAATAAGCAGAATGATACAGGAAAATAATGAattttctccccctccctcctccctccctcccatttACAGATGTGTGATGTCTGAGTATCTCGTGGTGCAACTGGTAGTTTATCCATTTACCCATGAGATGGTGTCTGTCATGTAGCCATATGAGATTGTGAGAATTGAGGCAGTCCTCGTATTTTCCGTTtgattgtgtacatccagcatctaatGGCTCCAAAGATGTCGTATTTCGTGGGGACTTCAACAAATCTCATTTGATTTTGTCAGTAAGCTCGGGCTATTGTGTCATGTTGATGCATGGGGGCTTGTCTGTATCTTAGTtattctttgatttctggccatgtcgagttgcatgtgaatgttatgaagaggtcaggCCGTCCCTATTTTCTTAGTAGGTCATGGCATTTGGAGTGTATTCATGCATTTGTCTCAGACTTCCTATGTATGATGCGGGTAAGATTATCATTGTTCCAGTGTTGTCattgtttctgtatttattattgtgtctcgaaggtggatgtattcttccATGCATAGTTTCCtctgattcagtcttatgtaaagcatCCGTTCCACTTCTATTTTTACATACATATCTAActggaattgttggaataaacggtCAGTGTCGAGAATGTGATGCTATGTTTAGGTAAATAATGATATTAAAGCAGTAAGCATTGAACTCCTTGGAAGTGACTCTTTTGTTTGTTTCTACacctgtttcaggttggatttgtttcacattaaaatgatgttCATCCTctctgtgcagaaatattaataGATATTGGAGCACATCATATGAATGGCGTGTCTCTGCAATGTGTAATAGCCATTTTCTTTGTAGTACAATTATGTCACAGCTTGTGTTTCTGTTGTCCAGAGTTATGATGGCATCTTCAtctatctgaggtgcattaaatcaACATTCGTGTTCTCCAGCAGGTCTTTTTGTCAGGTCGAATTATATGTTTATAGTCATCAAAAATCATTCAGTCTAGTTCtattttgaatatgtgaatcagtttATTGTTTTTGTGTAAGTTCCTCTGTAAATCTTGCAATAATAATTGTCTCAGTCCACTGATATTTTTACATCATTGAtcaatttctctttcttcatttccgatgaagTATATGCTCATAATTGGGTAGTGGTAGTAATGGAACCATGCTGTGATAGATTTGTCGTTGGATTGAAAAAACAATTGATTTCATCTCTGTTATTGTttagtgttgatcgaagtgacacTCAAAGTTTGTCCCcagtcatgtaatgtaaaaattcgtTGTGAAGGTGCTTCCAGTGGTGGTTTATTGAATTTTTCtgttcatgcaacagaatccttgtgtttctctactgaatttttttgtgttgcaaAATTGGCATGTGTTATCCATTTTTCTGATTatgatgtgtttgtgtttgttatggaTTGTATTGGAATGCTTCGTTTGTTAGGTTGCACCGTTTACTTTTCCTTGTCCACACTTCTCATAGGATGATAGCTTCTATGGCTGACTTGAATTTGCTGTCTATTATTATAAGTTTGTgttgcaattcttgattcttcagttcattcatttcattgttatttcGTTTCTCTGCTCCTCGTGGTGCTCATTCCCATTCATTGGAAACTAGAACCTGCTTTGCACTCTTCAGCCATTTCATTTCttcactgttctttttgtttttgcagttttgcttcagaactggcaagatctcctcctcttttacatTTGGGCATTGTCTAAACAATGAATCAAATCAACCTTTTATTAAAAGATAATCTTAAGTGCACTTTACACATGTTACACACTTTATTTTTGATTTATATTCAGTGACTGTACCACTTTGAGTACGCATACTTCACtgtttctttttattcattcattgtTCTACTTTTTCGGCTCACCCCTTCATCACTGATAAAGAAACTGACATTTGAACCCATGATCGGTCTTTACCAATGTAAGTTTAATTTCAGTGTAACATCCTCGTTAAATACACATACTGGTGGATCTTGAGGAATGTCGCTCCATTCATCACTGTTATTCGTAGTGCCTGCTATTGTGCAAACTGCTCATTCTTCATTCCACTCACTGTTTGCATCGGAATCCTCACTTAAGAGAATTCATCCATAAACTCATCCTATTCTCCTTAGTTCATGTTAGCTAGCTGTTCAAGTTCTGCGCAACTCAGTTTTCTATTATTACTAGCTATTTTACAAGGAAAATGGAACACAGATAATGATGAACGTCAGTGAACCATCTGCAATGAAGACTGAACAACTACTGATGCAGATACAAAAAAAGACATGGATCATAGTGTCGAACAAGTTTCAAAATACTCAATCTGGCAACCAATTGTTGACAAAGAGTTATTTTGTAGTTTGCATCTCAGCTGAACTTTCTACTTTGTACGCCAACTACAAGATAACTTGCAGGCTCCATTTTTACagccaaaatatttttctttttttaagtttcatGATACAGATGGACTACAAATGAGATGAGGTATCAAACTGTATGAACAACTTAACATTGCTTCTGTGAGCAAAAGAAATTGAATTGAGGCTGTACTCACACAGGAGGAGATGAATGAAATTTTAGACATTTGTAATTGTGTCTCATTTTGTAACTTTTATACAATTATCATTAGTAAGTAATTATTCACaccctttttttttaatgtactctcctgttcatttttttcttccaTTTGCAACACTGTGtgatatttgtaataatttttcttGCTTCACCCTGCGGCCATAGCAGCGTAGATATGGATGGGGCAGAAGTAGTTGCTGTATTCATCATTTGTCCGTTCATGCACCAACATTGATCATGTTTAAATGAGCAACTGTTCACTGTATAATGGCTTCTTACTACAATGCCACACACTGTTGGATTGTGTTGCTGGGGGCAGTAGTTCCTACCAGCATGAAGTACagggaaaattaaataaaataaacactttCCTTCAAATGCATTCATGTATTCAGCAGTACTTTCACTCTTAACCATTTGAACAAGGGTAGAAAAACCCCTTTAATGACATAGATAAAGAAAAAtctgtaaattttatattttttttattgccTGTAAATCAAAATATAGTATTaatgatgttttaaaaatattttaatttgtatcTGTGGTTTATACTGCTAAAGAAATGACGTAATTAGTGACGCGTATTCTAACAACTATCAATATAAAGTTTTGAAAAAAGGATGTTTTAGtctcaaattaataaaaaaaaaagatggaaaaaatttGCCTTGAAAGCCTTGGAAAAAACCTTGAATTTGAAAATGATCAATCACTGGACACCCTGGATAAATGTCAAATAATAATCATAATGATAAAATTATAGTAATGTGACACATCATGTATGTTATGCAAATTTATCAATTAAATGTGATGTTATTTTAAACATCATTCACAAAAATATGATAGATTCTACTGATTACTCTGCCATGCAGGTGATGGAAGCTGTGACATCTCCTTTAGAAGTCACGTTAATCCAATCatgttcacaatatttattttgcaGGCTGAGAACTCCTTTCAAAATATTCTCGAGCAGTCAGCTCAGAGTCATCGACCAAATGGTGTTATACTTTGTCAGACTGCTTTGTTTCCATCTTCAGACAGTCCTGATGACTGACTGTCTTCTGCTAGGCGTCATTTCATATACCCTCTCTCATCCATACTGTCAGCCACATGCCTGTAATGCCAGGCCATGGTGCCACTGCTGAGGTTGTGGGGAAGTGCAATGACTTGACGTGAATGGTGATCCGCAGTCTGTGAATCATTATTGCCAAGTTCATGTCACTGCTGGATAAGCAGAGAGTTCTGTGTGATGCTCCCAGTTCTTCAGTTGGGATGGTATGATTGGGTCTTCCCACAGACTGCATTTGTGCTTTGAGCATGTGCAAGGATGGGTCACAGGCCTTAGTTGGAAGctactgtctttatttattagtctAAAGTGTAATTGGATCTCTATAGATATTTTAAAATACATTCCCAGA
This region includes:
- the LOC126187104 gene encoding nuclear pore complex protein Nup153, encoding MAKGGNSARSKKSHSSKPYDVSNSFVRKVASRVTSFIPQSSWLSKWFVSSNEDDKANSDDQDSDTETVSEYRSSKRPKIDLQRSFPVNSFRVAPPSDNEALVAERPETESRYSPQRITDDPVPGPSGLNKQQIKLNAVASAGLTTDGISSVREHRNIRPRPSLSTYLNQSTLSSASVDRKINGDDVSESSESTSGCSSLPHRVTHQTSVNNSASNTKRNFDNTTPTNSRRLLLLNRTRSPRMNTPLNRRRSLFNVSAFGSPSLESDTSLSRSAVINSPFYAGRTGYGGASAYRRSHDFTPELHISRRSSIEVQPVNSGSSSKSSDMAAMSQTTRRILEALEQFASPVQDAKKMMIDSPSLPALASKRSRFDPPVTEQKSSLRQLTIPTVPDIIKLRRREKLQDSLESARLIATSTKDSSYQLRSKDDSRSGKVLGRKTNIEEEETVKEVNLPSIALPITVLPKFDIEVPPQFSPSPTSAGALKFATPFTIQDFSRTASSEKPFMFSEPLSVSENCFDTVSLNTDKSQYPVMDIPLKPKMDTNLSDSNVKETCFLGSVTSGSGSSQQASLFSVDHKVKSAPPQTKVAEGKKGDSGPSRNVPETSPKNGEVLHSLGTPSGSGKNVSLTTSWGSILKTSDDTWECGTCLIRNKPSASRCIACTEPRELPQKSSSYSHSMEQLKSSSSKELDKSSKLEQAEEKTLLQDESKKVSNDVTKPIKTTWECATCWIKNPETLSKCQACETSKPKEKTGTSTVIGKFLKPTDTWECPTCMIRNKNEAQKCAACEELKPGSAVAKSTLKFNVDIPAEASKFTFGINKSQTTALSDSAPKGFSFGKTEAVAVASGFTFGMGDNGKSNFQNTNTEKKAVFTFGIPPPVEIKTNASAVGKASGDGVCKSDDNIAKLAAMKESNESLSEKQGKIVKVTQKSDLPYADAKNQEKSSDVSLAGHLSGGCDKQSSESAVVNFKFLMPSSSSESISTVSPSLFSFGTKTVSNAAVRTSSEDNGGTVSTNEASDSEKKSMKPSQIESAHEVTSKSEKDASIFGASQASAKSVPVTTANTVFTNKEHLTKLAEGPQTNSVSCLPINIPNKTQDSGSSVSILQKPVGIVASAASVPVSVSQISSSGTALAFGATNTVQQIFGTSVAATSVSVAPVNFSVPLTTQNFGSVTSSVQHSGAVTTSDTSSVGAGTASTSSFTSVPITTSPQFGSSAALSFSTPTTATTNFSSDKPVLNFGTAATATSESNGGTSVFANASTVSASGNTTLFGNQKSLQQRFGTPVSTVSTFSTNSAQNFGASATNLSGFGAPSTTSQQFGVPATTPAFPLTTPAFGATSTQNFGNVTTPAPSFSSSVSGTFTTKPSIDTGSKGSAPLVFSSNTSLPSLPFSFGSTQNSATDATGPAVKPPNFSFGAGNTSSPAGQSSGFGFGNFGSNSATSSSGGPAIFGPGTAPAFGASGNTGFTGSPFFGQNLQTNNNVFGFTSSQGANGAQASQNATSGFNFSSTQPAGPPTFNPNAKPSFNFTGGNTPTFTAEANSPAPAQRRIKKAVRRTQARANAL